From Pseudomonas vanderleydeniana, the proteins below share one genomic window:
- a CDS encoding efflux RND transporter permease subunit → MNSKVTAPDNSALLDLKTFDKHSGSLVERLLFNHRGLVVALCLLLSALLGWQATGLKLSAAFEKMIPVGHPYIENYFKYRAQLGEGGNTLRIALSSRNGTIYDADYLNTLKQLNDDLFLLDGVDRPYMKSLWTPATRWIGVTEEGFDGGPVIPDDYNGSDASIDQVRQNVERSGEIGRLVATNMRSSVILLPLQDTSATGTVPLDYHALSQRLEQLRQQYEGDKYQIAITGFAKVVGDLMDGLLQMQVFFAATLLICALVLFWYTRCLRSTLLVLACSLIAVVWLLGLLPTLGYALDPYSILVPFLVFAIGLSHGAQKMNGIMQDIGRGADKLIAARFTFRRLFLTGLMALMADAVGFAVLMIINIPVIQDLAVTATLGVMVLILTNLVLLPILLSYTGVSLTAARRETEAERLSLGDMQHRRHPLWSFLDRFTELKWALGAIVVAATLGAVGFAVSLHVKVGDLNPGAPELRADSRYNRDNAFMVGNYAASSDKYVVMVKTPPFYCANYNTLVSVDALEARLQQLPGVVSTTSLAALSKQAAAGMNEGSLRWYEIPKNQGLLNAIITRAPRELFNQNCDLLTVNVFLSDHKADTLTQVAKAVDQFAAQYNTPDLQFMSAAGNAGIEAATNIVVKRANLQMLLMVYAAVIVLCFITFRSWRAVVCTVLPLMLTSVLCEALMVGLDIGLKVATLPVIALGVGIGVDYSLYILSITLANLRHGASLSHAYYSALLSTGKVVVLTGVTLGVAVATWVLSPIKFQADMGVLLAFMFIWNMLGALILTPALARMLLKPDRRPNAD, encoded by the coding sequence GTGAACAGTAAAGTGACCGCGCCTGACAACAGCGCCCTGCTTGACCTGAAAACCTTCGACAAACATTCCGGCAGCCTGGTCGAACGCCTGCTGTTCAACCATCGCGGCCTGGTGGTCGCCCTGTGCCTGCTGCTCAGCGCCCTGCTGGGCTGGCAAGCTACCGGGCTAAAGTTGAGCGCGGCTTTTGAAAAAATGATTCCGGTCGGTCATCCGTACATCGAAAACTACTTCAAGTACCGCGCACAACTGGGCGAAGGCGGCAATACCTTGCGCATCGCCCTGAGCAGCCGCAACGGCACGATCTACGATGCCGACTACCTCAATACACTGAAACAGCTCAACGACGACCTCTTCCTGCTCGACGGCGTTGACCGCCCCTACATGAAGTCACTCTGGACTCCGGCGACACGCTGGATCGGCGTAACCGAAGAGGGGTTCGATGGGGGTCCGGTCATCCCCGACGATTACAACGGCTCAGACGCTAGCATCGATCAGGTCAGACAAAACGTCGAACGCTCTGGTGAAATCGGCCGCCTGGTGGCGACCAACATGCGCTCCAGTGTGATCCTCCTACCGCTTCAGGATACCAGCGCCACAGGTACGGTGCCGCTGGACTACCATGCACTGTCTCAACGCTTGGAACAATTGCGTCAGCAGTACGAAGGTGACAAGTACCAGATCGCAATCACCGGATTTGCCAAGGTGGTCGGTGATCTGATGGACGGTCTGCTGCAGATGCAGGTGTTCTTTGCCGCTACCCTGCTGATCTGTGCTCTCGTGCTGTTCTGGTACACCCGCTGTCTGCGCAGCACCTTGCTGGTGCTGGCCTGCTCACTGATCGCGGTGGTCTGGCTGCTCGGACTGCTGCCAACGCTGGGTTATGCACTGGATCCGTATTCGATTCTGGTGCCCTTCCTGGTTTTCGCCATCGGTTTGAGTCATGGTGCCCAGAAGATGAATGGCATCATGCAGGACATCGGCCGGGGTGCCGACAAGTTGATCGCCGCCCGCTTCACCTTCCGTCGACTGTTCCTCACCGGGCTGATGGCATTGATGGCCGACGCTGTCGGATTCGCCGTACTGATGATCATCAACATACCGGTGATACAGGACCTGGCGGTAACTGCCACGCTGGGCGTCATGGTATTGATCCTGACCAACCTGGTGCTGCTGCCGATCCTGCTCTCCTACACGGGTGTGAGCCTGACAGCCGCCCGTCGTGAGACAGAAGCCGAGCGTTTGTCCCTGGGTGACATGCAACACCGCCGACACCCGTTGTGGTCGTTTCTGGACCGTTTCACCGAACTCAAGTGGGCGCTGGGGGCCATCGTCGTAGCCGCCACACTGGGGGCCGTAGGCTTCGCCGTCAGCCTGCACGTCAAGGTTGGCGACCTCAACCCAGGGGCCCCGGAACTGCGCGCAGACTCACGCTACAACCGTGACAACGCCTTCATGGTCGGCAACTATGCCGCCAGCAGTGACAAGTATGTGGTCATGGTGAAAACGCCGCCGTTCTACTGCGCCAACTACAACACGCTGGTCAGCGTGGATGCCTTGGAGGCCCGGCTGCAGCAACTGCCCGGCGTGGTGTCCACCACGTCCCTGGCAGCCTTGAGCAAACAGGCCGCCGCCGGTATGAATGAAGGCAGCCTACGCTGGTATGAGATCCCGAAGAACCAGGGGCTGCTCAACGCCATCATCACCCGGGCACCACGCGAACTGTTCAATCAGAACTGTGATCTGCTCACCGTCAACGTCTTTCTCAGTGACCACAAAGCCGACACCCTCACACAGGTCGCAAAGGCCGTCGACCAGTTCGCAGCGCAGTACAACACGCCCGACCTACAGTTCATGTCGGCAGCCGGCAATGCCGGCATCGAGGCAGCGACCAACATCGTGGTCAAGCGTGCCAACCTTCAGATGTTGCTGATGGTGTACGCCGCAGTGATCGTGCTGTGCTTCATTACGTTCCGCTCATGGAGGGCGGTGGTGTGCACCGTACTGCCGCTGATGCTCACGTCTGTGTTGTGCGAAGCGCTCATGGTGGGACTGGACATCGGACTCAAGGTCGCGACCTTGCCAGTCATCGCCTTGGGCGTCGGGATCGGGGTGGACTACTCGCTGTACATCCTCAGCATCACACTGGCGAACCTGCGCCACGGCGCCAGCCTCTCCCACGCCTACTACAGTGCCTTGCTGTCGACCGGCAAGGTGGTGGTGCTGACCGGCGTCACGCTGGGTGTGGCGGTGGCGACCTGGGTGTTGTCTCCCATCAAATTCCAGGCGGATATGGGAGTGCTGCTCGCCTTCATGTTCATCTGGAACATGCTAGGAGCGCTCATCCTGACCCCGGCATTGGCGAGAATGCTGCTCAAACCCGATCGCAGACCTAACGCGGACTGA
- a CDS encoding IS3 family transposase (programmed frameshift) gives MTDKRRTFDASFKLQVVKMITDQGLAVSQVCRDLNLVESAVRRWVQQYESEQLGQAGIGKPLTPEQQRIRQLEQENRQLKMDNDVPKKSYSLLCPRAEVTYRLVRQLQQKAYSVAHACRLLGISRSGFYEANKRAQAPTAICQVTVQLKASFSESGGCYGSRPLRKALHAKGIEIGLYKVRRLMRANGLHSAWKRKFVHTTDSHHDLPIAENVLNRQFEPDAMNKAWVADMTYIRTRSGWLYLAVVLDLFSRKIVGWSMAPNMPAELVCNAMQLAIAQRQPASGLIAHSDRGSQYASASYRALLERNDMQQSMSRKGNCWDNSVMERFFLSLKMERVWRRDYANHGEAIRDITEYIVGFYNNERLHSKLGYLPPTAYERAMVPKLPIEVSGNC, from the exons ATGACCGACAAACGCAGGACATTCGACGCCAGCTTCAAGCTGCAAGTCGTGAAAATGATCACCGACCAGGGCTTGGCCGTTTCACAGGTTTGCCGGGATCTGAATCTGGTCGAATCGGCGGTTCGACGCTGGGTGCAGCAGTACGAGTCTGAGCAATTGGGGCAGGCCGGCATCGGTAAGCCGCTGACACCTGAACAGCAGCGTATTCGACAATTGGAGCAAGAGAACCGGCAGCTCAAGATGGACAACGATGTCC CTAAAAAAAGCTACAGCCTTCTTTGCCCGCGAGCTGAAGTAACCTACCGGCTGGTTCGACAACTGCAACAGAAGGCTTACTCGGTGGCCCATGCCTGTCGGCTGTTGGGCATCAGCCGCTCCGGCTTTTACGAGGCCAACAAACGGGCTCAAGCGCCGACAGCCATTTGCCAGGTCACGGTGCAGCTCAAGGCCTCGTTCAGCGAAAGCGGCGGTTGCTATGGCAGCCGGCCGCTGCGTAAAGCCCTGCACGCAAAGGGAATAGAAATAGGTCTTTATAAGGTCCGGCGCCTAATGCGAGCCAACGGCCTACACTCGGCCTGGAAGCGTAAATTTGTGCACACGACGGACAGCCATCACGATCTGCCGATCGCCGAGAATGTGCTCAATCGCCAGTTCGAGCCCGATGCGATGAACAAGGCGTGGGTGGCGGATATGACCTACATCCGCACTCGCAGTGGCTGGCTGTACCTGGCTGTGGTGCTGGACTTGTTCTCGCGCAAGATCGTGGGTTGGTCGATGGCACCGAACATGCCTGCCGAGCTGGTGTGCAACGCCATGCAACTGGCTATTGCTCAGCGCCAGCCAGCCTCGGGCCTGATCGCCCATTCGGATAGAGGTAGCCAATACGCAAGCGCGAGCTATAGAGCACTGCTGGAACGAAATGACATGCAACAGAGCATGAGCCGCAAAGGTAACTGCTGGGACAACTCAGTGATGGAACGCTTCTTCCTGAGCTTGAAAATGGAACGGGTGTGGCGGCGTGATTATGCCAACCATGGCGAGGCCATCCGTGACATCACCGAGTACATCGTTGGGTTTTACAACAACGAACGGCTGCACTCGAAACTGGGATATCTGCCACCGACTGCTTACGAGCGGGCGATGGTGCCGAAATTACCTATCGAGGTGTCCGGGAATTGTTGA
- the dxs gene encoding 1-deoxy-D-xylulose-5-phosphate synthase: MIDLLHSIDGPSDLRRLNPSQLPQLANELRTFLLNSVASTGGHLSPNLGVVELTIALHSVFNTPHDRIVWDVGHQTYAHKILTGRRDRMHTVRQAGGISGFPVRAESPFDTFGTAHSSTSVSAALGMALASRLQGQERHAVAVIGDGAMSAGMAFEALNNAGVERDLPFIVVLNDNAMSISAPVGALSGHLARLMSGPFYTAVRTGVGHALLAAPPLRDMAHRLETQLKGLLLPSTLFETLGFNYIGPVDGHDLDVLVSTLRNMKSLRGPQLLHVVTRKGMGYAPAEADPVRYHSPGRFDPSHGVKAAASPPPKTYSQVFGQWLCDAAEQDPRVVGITPAMGEGSGMVEFSKRFAHRYHDVGIAEQHAVTFAAGLAAEGLRPVVGIYSTFLQRAYDQLIHDVALQNLPVVFAIDRAGIVGADGATHLGAYDLAFLRCIPNMTVMAASDENECRQMLHTALQQPNPTAVRYPRGAGVGVPTVAQMQLIPIGKGEIRRTTTRPAGARIAILAFGSMVAPAREAAEELDATLVNMRFVKPIDTQLVQEMASTHDALVTVEEGCVMGGAGSACVEAMLTGGTVRPVLQLGLADNFIDHGERSALLAECGLDGAGIIRSIRERFSVLTLEC, from the coding sequence ATGATCGACCTGCTTCACAGCATTGATGGGCCGTCCGACCTGCGTCGCCTCAATCCCAGCCAATTGCCGCAACTCGCGAACGAGTTGCGCACCTTCCTACTCAACAGTGTGGCGAGCACAGGTGGCCATCTGTCGCCGAACCTGGGTGTCGTTGAACTGACGATTGCGCTGCACTCTGTCTTCAACACCCCCCACGACCGCATCGTCTGGGACGTAGGCCATCAGACCTATGCGCACAAGATACTGACGGGCCGTCGCGACCGCATGCACACCGTGCGTCAGGCTGGTGGCATCTCGGGCTTCCCGGTACGCGCCGAGTCGCCGTTCGACACTTTCGGCACCGCCCATTCGAGCACGTCCGTCTCGGCCGCCCTGGGAATGGCGCTCGCCTCCAGGCTGCAGGGCCAGGAACGTCATGCGGTGGCGGTGATCGGTGACGGGGCGATGAGCGCAGGCATGGCGTTCGAAGCCCTGAACAATGCCGGCGTCGAGCGCGACCTGCCGTTCATTGTGGTCCTGAATGACAACGCGATGTCCATTTCGGCGCCGGTAGGTGCACTCAGTGGTCATCTCGCGCGACTGATGTCGGGGCCCTTCTACACAGCGGTGCGCACAGGGGTCGGGCATGCCCTGCTCGCCGCGCCGCCGCTGCGCGACATGGCTCATCGTCTGGAAACGCAGCTTAAGGGACTGCTATTGCCCTCGACGCTTTTCGAGACGTTGGGGTTCAACTATATCGGTCCTGTGGACGGTCATGACCTCGACGTACTGGTGTCCACGCTGCGCAACATGAAGAGCCTGCGCGGCCCTCAACTCCTGCACGTCGTGACCCGCAAAGGCATGGGCTACGCGCCTGCCGAGGCCGATCCCGTGCGGTATCACAGCCCCGGACGATTCGATCCCTCTCACGGGGTCAAAGCAGCCGCCTCGCCGCCGCCCAAGACCTACTCACAGGTGTTCGGCCAATGGCTGTGCGACGCCGCAGAACAGGACCCACGCGTCGTGGGTATCACGCCGGCGATGGGAGAAGGCTCGGGGATGGTGGAGTTCTCGAAGCGGTTTGCTCATCGCTACCACGACGTCGGCATTGCAGAGCAGCATGCCGTGACCTTCGCGGCAGGCCTCGCTGCGGAAGGTTTGAGGCCAGTAGTCGGCATTTACTCGACCTTTCTGCAGCGGGCCTACGATCAGCTGATTCACGACGTTGCGCTGCAAAACCTGCCTGTCGTCTTTGCGATCGACCGCGCGGGCATTGTCGGTGCTGACGGTGCCACGCACCTCGGCGCCTACGACCTGGCCTTCCTGCGCTGCATTCCCAACATGACGGTGATGGCTGCGTCGGACGAGAACGAATGTCGGCAAATGCTGCACACGGCGCTGCAACAACCGAATCCGACGGCTGTGCGCTACCCCCGCGGCGCAGGTGTGGGTGTACCGACCGTTGCGCAGATGCAGCTCATCCCGATCGGTAAGGGAGAGATCCGCCGCACCACCACGCGGCCTGCAGGTGCACGTATCGCTATCCTTGCCTTCGGGTCGATGGTCGCACCCGCCAGGGAGGCCGCCGAAGAACTGGACGCGACGCTGGTCAACATGCGCTTTGTAAAACCGATCGATACGCAACTGGTCCAGGAAATGGCGAGTACGCACGATGCCCTGGTGACCGTCGAGGAAGGCTGTGTCATGGGTGGGGCGGGTTCGGCGTGCGTGGAAGCCATGCTGACGGGTGGTACGGTTCGTCCTGTGCTGCAGCTCGGACTTGCGGACAACTTCATTGACCATGGTGAGCGCAGCGCCCTGCTCGCCGAGTGTGGCCTGGACGGTGCAGGCATCATCCGCTCCATTCGTGAGCGCTTTTCGGTTCTGACGCTGGAGTGCTGA
- a CDS encoding NAD(P)-dependent oxidoreductase — translation MNKPTGFIGLGVMGTPMALNLARSGVPLVVWSRSNNHYDTLRAAGAEVAESLDALFSQCETLILMLAHEAAIDEVLGRHTPLFEQRMAGRLIVNMSTTSSGYSRLLADEIGKGRGQYVEAPVSGSRKPAEAGQLVVMLAGMPEPVEAVRSLIQPLCRDSLVCGDVPGALTMKLAVNLFLITMVTGLAEATHFAQRQGVDLAQFAQALNVGPMASDVSRGKLGKLVAQDFSVQAAITDVLKNSRLVAQAARDLGIASPLLDVCHALYGETEALGQGGLDMVAVIHAIAQRTAQADGSP, via the coding sequence ATGAACAAACCGACCGGATTTATCGGCCTGGGCGTGATGGGGACACCGATGGCCCTCAACCTGGCTCGCAGCGGCGTGCCACTCGTTGTCTGGAGTCGCTCCAACAACCACTACGACACGCTGCGCGCGGCGGGTGCCGAGGTGGCTGAGAGTCTGGACGCCCTGTTCTCCCAGTGCGAGACCCTCATTCTGATGCTGGCGCATGAAGCGGCGATCGATGAGGTACTGGGTCGACACACGCCCTTGTTCGAGCAACGGATGGCGGGACGGTTGATCGTGAACATGAGTACCACCTCCTCCGGCTACTCGCGCTTGCTGGCCGATGAGATCGGCAAAGGCCGCGGTCAGTACGTGGAGGCACCGGTTTCCGGTTCGCGCAAACCTGCCGAGGCCGGTCAGCTCGTCGTCATGCTGGCTGGCATGCCCGAACCGGTCGAGGCGGTACGAAGCCTGATCCAGCCGTTATGCCGCGACAGCCTCGTGTGTGGCGACGTCCCCGGCGCGCTGACAATGAAGCTCGCGGTCAACCTGTTCCTCATTACCATGGTCACGGGGCTGGCCGAAGCCACGCACTTTGCCCAGCGCCAGGGTGTCGACCTGGCGCAGTTCGCCCAAGCCCTGAACGTGGGGCCCATGGCCAGCGACGTTTCGCGGGGCAAGCTTGGCAAGCTGGTGGCGCAGGACTTTTCGGTTCAGGCCGCCATCACCGACGTTCTCAAGAACAGTCGCCTGGTGGCACAAGCCGCACGTGACCTCGGCATCGCCTCGCCGCTGCTGGACGTATGCCACGCGCTGTATGGCGAAACCGAGGCGCTGGGACAGGGTGGACTGGACATGGTGGCGGTGATCCATGCCATCGCGCAGCGGACCGCCCAGGCCGATGGCTCGCCCTGA
- the thiD gene encoding bifunctional hydroxymethylpyrimidine kinase/phosphomethylpyrimidine kinase: MIANVLTIAGTDPTGGAGIQADLKTFSALGAYGMSVITAVVAQNTHGVRRFVPLAPSFVAEQIEAVFDDVRVDAVKIGMVANAGIVEVIARCLQARADCPVVLDPVMVAKSGDRLVDPEAVAAIRERLIPLSTLITPNLPEAGVLMQGEEPRSLQAMRVAVTEMGQLGADWVLLKGGHLEGLRSVDLLASKGHTLELDAPRIATRNSHGTGCTLSAAITALLPGSTMTLAVSGAKEYLTAALGAADQLQVGGGYGPVHHFHALWK; the protein is encoded by the coding sequence GTGATAGCCAATGTACTCACGATCGCAGGCACCGACCCTACCGGTGGCGCAGGCATTCAGGCCGATTTGAAGACCTTTTCCGCCCTGGGCGCCTATGGCATGAGCGTCATCACCGCGGTCGTCGCGCAGAATACGCACGGTGTGCGTCGCTTCGTGCCCCTGGCCCCCTCCTTCGTTGCCGAGCAGATCGAGGCCGTCTTCGACGATGTGCGGGTCGATGCCGTGAAGATTGGTATGGTTGCCAACGCTGGCATTGTTGAAGTCATTGCGCGGTGTCTACAAGCGCGTGCCGACTGTCCCGTCGTGCTGGACCCCGTCATGGTTGCCAAGAGCGGTGATCGGCTGGTGGATCCTGAGGCGGTTGCGGCCATTCGGGAACGCCTGATCCCGCTGTCCACTCTGATCACTCCAAACCTGCCTGAAGCCGGCGTGCTCATGCAGGGCGAAGAACCTCGATCATTGCAAGCCATGCGGGTCGCAGTAACGGAAATGGGGCAGTTGGGCGCGGATTGGGTGCTGCTCAAAGGTGGGCACCTGGAAGGGCTACGTAGCGTCGATCTGCTGGCGAGCAAGGGACACACACTGGAGCTGGATGCCCCAAGAATCGCCACACGCAACTCGCACGGTACGGGATGCACGCTTTCGGCAGCGATCACGGCCCTGCTACCCGGGTCGACGATGACGCTGGCAGTCTCTGGCGCCAAGGAGTATTTGACGGCCGCGCTGGGTGCAGCCGATCAATTGCAGGTAGGAGGTGGCTACGGACCGGTTCACCATTTCCATGCTCTGTGGAAATGA
- a CDS encoding GlxA family transcriptional regulator codes for MKIDILALDGVFDTGLAALMDTLSTANELAQAHTPDGRVFDVRLIGVRKRVRTAQGFTATVEAPEPGRTPDWVVVPAVNAKPPERLVQALGRRDVRDARERLRNWHESGVGIAAACLGTFILAEAGLLDGREATTTWSMAPLFRQWYPRVRLDDSRMVVASRGIVTAGAAMGHLDLALWLVRQASPELASQVARFLLIDTRSSQAQYIIPDHLAHSDPLIERFERWARTHLAAGFSLQGAAEALHVHPRTLQRRTEAILGKSPLAFFQDLRVEQAKHLVATGHDLEVIAEKVGYSDAATLRNLLRRKLGRGVRELRSELG; via the coding sequence ATGAAAATTGACATCCTCGCACTCGATGGAGTCTTTGACACTGGGCTCGCCGCGCTGATGGACACGCTCTCCACGGCCAATGAGTTGGCGCAAGCTCACACGCCAGATGGGCGGGTTTTCGATGTCAGGCTGATAGGGGTACGCAAACGGGTTCGTACGGCCCAGGGGTTCACGGCAACGGTTGAGGCACCCGAGCCAGGGCGTACACCCGATTGGGTGGTCGTGCCCGCCGTGAATGCCAAGCCGCCTGAACGACTGGTTCAGGCCCTGGGGCGGCGCGATGTCAGGGACGCCAGGGAGCGTCTGCGCAACTGGCATGAGTCCGGCGTCGGTATCGCAGCCGCATGCCTGGGGACGTTCATTCTGGCGGAAGCGGGGTTGTTGGATGGCCGTGAGGCCACCACCACCTGGTCAATGGCGCCCCTGTTTCGACAGTGGTATCCGCGAGTCCGCCTTGACGACTCGCGGATGGTTGTCGCGTCCCGCGGTATTGTCACCGCAGGGGCTGCGATGGGGCATCTTGATTTGGCGCTGTGGCTCGTGCGCCAGGCCAGTCCCGAGTTGGCGTCGCAAGTGGCGCGCTTTCTACTCATCGATACACGCTCATCACAGGCGCAGTACATCATTCCCGATCATCTGGCTCATTCGGACCCCTTGATCGAGCGATTCGAACGTTGGGCCCGAACACACCTTGCCGCTGGGTTTTCTCTCCAAGGCGCGGCAGAGGCCTTGCACGTGCATCCGCGCACGCTCCAGCGTCGCACGGAAGCGATACTGGGCAAGTCGCCTCTGGCATTTTTTCAGGATTTGCGAGTGGAGCAGGCAAAGCACCTGGTCGCCACGGGGCACGACCTGGAGGTGATCGCTGAAAAGGTCGGCTATTCCGACGCCGCCACGCTGCGCAATCTGCTGCGCAGAAAGCTGGGACGTGGTGTGCGCGAGCTCCGCTCGGAGTTGGGGTAG
- a CDS encoding MAPEG family protein, producing the protein MRPTPELFSLTLISLATALMWLPYICARIRTRGLLATLGNPTMGLPQEPAWAQRARLAHANAIENLAVFAALVLTAALTGISTPATVFAAKLYIVARLAHYLVYTAGIPVLRTLAFFAGVASMLIFAFTLIGQLG; encoded by the coding sequence ATGAGACCTACTCCAGAACTGTTTTCACTCACGCTGATCTCTCTTGCCACCGCCCTGATGTGGCTTCCCTACATCTGCGCCAGAATCCGTACCAGAGGGTTGCTCGCCACACTGGGCAACCCAACCATGGGCCTCCCTCAGGAGCCTGCCTGGGCGCAACGCGCTCGTCTGGCTCACGCCAACGCCATCGAGAATCTTGCTGTCTTCGCTGCGCTCGTTCTGACGGCAGCACTGACAGGAATCAGCACCCCGGCGACCGTCTTCGCAGCGAAGCTCTACATTGTGGCGCGCCTTGCTCATTACCTTGTTTACACCGCCGGCATCCCGGTGCTTCGAACACTCGCTTTCTTCGCGGGAGTGGCAAGCATGCTGATCTTCGCGTTCACCCTGATCGGTCAACTGGGTTGA
- a CDS encoding GNAT family N-acetyltransferase, giving the protein MRDHFARLDNPVWHALSKTQRTLGSANHGACRYLAEVAPFAATATPKPEAFLALQALLGQDDHVIVQSLSPLAVGAGLLAVQLGAVQQMIALEAPPDDPVDGLVHLGRSDTEDMLRLAQQTRPGPFARRTQEMGRYIGIRDQGKLIAMAGERMRLEGFVEISAVCVDDGYRGRGLAGRLVNVLRREILLRGDIPFLHVLDDNAPALALYRRLGFENRQAFLLYRLDRCDVLSQ; this is encoded by the coding sequence ATGAGAGATCACTTCGCCCGCCTCGACAATCCTGTCTGGCATGCACTGAGCAAGACGCAACGCACCTTGGGATCGGCCAACCATGGCGCCTGCCGCTATCTCGCCGAGGTGGCTCCCTTCGCGGCGACGGCCACACCGAAACCCGAGGCTTTTCTGGCGCTGCAGGCGCTGCTGGGCCAAGACGATCACGTGATCGTACAGTCACTGTCGCCGCTTGCAGTGGGGGCCGGTCTGCTCGCCGTTCAGTTGGGGGCCGTCCAACAGATGATCGCTCTAGAGGCTCCCCCCGATGATCCCGTAGATGGCCTGGTCCACCTTGGACGTTCGGACACGGAAGATATGCTTCGCCTGGCCCAACAAACGCGTCCAGGCCCCTTTGCCAGAAGGACACAGGAGATGGGCCGGTACATTGGCATCCGCGATCAGGGCAAGCTGATCGCAATGGCGGGCGAGCGCATGCGACTGGAAGGTTTCGTCGAAATCAGTGCAGTGTGTGTCGATGACGGTTATCGCGGCAGAGGCCTGGCAGGGCGACTGGTGAACGTGCTTCGACGGGAGATTTTGCTGCGCGGCGACATTCCGTTCCTGCATGTTCTCGATGACAACGCGCCAGCCCTAGCCCTGTACAGGCGTCTAGGTTTCGAGAATCGTCAGGCTTTCCTGTTGTACCGTCTCGACCGTTGCGATGTGCTTAGCCAGTAG
- a CDS encoding IS3 family transposase (programmed frameshift), whose translation MTNSNDKSGELLGQERRRRWSPEQKLAMVRESLEPGQSVSVVARRNGINANQLFLWRKLYQDGSLSAVSAGEAVVPASELSDALKQIRELQRMLGKKTMEAEILKEAVEIARSRKLDCALTLVAGGRPVKLVSESLGVARSQLTVRIKQSVSPKVRRSRPVDDAELVAEIQQQVSELPSYGYRRVWGLLRRARETQLQPSINVKRVYRVMRDYNLLLKRRTKQPGVPRRHEGRIAVKTSDTRWCSDGFEFRCEDGAKLSVTFALDCCDREAIGWIASPTGYSGDDIRDLMLESVEKRFGDQLPTTPVQWLSDNGSAYTAEQTRLFAQQIGFQPVTTPVRSPQSNGMAESFVKTIKRDYVTHMPKPDRETALRNLAIAFEHYNEQHPHSALNYRSPREFRRLVASI comes from the exons ATGACTAACAGCAACGATAAGAGTGGGGAGCTTTTGGGCCAGGAGCGGCGGCGCCGCTGGAGCCCAGAGCAAAAACTGGCCATGGTTCGCGAGAGCCTTGAGCCAGGGCAAAGTGTGTCGGTCGTCGCTCGGCGCAACGGCATCAATGCCAACCAGCTATTCCTGTGGCGCAAGTTGTATCAGGACGGCAGCCTGTCGGCGGTCAGCGCGGGCGAAGCCGTGGTGCCGGCCTCCGAGCTGAGCGATGCGCTCAAGCAGATCCGTGAACTGCAACGGATGCTGGGCAAGAAGACGATGGAAGCGGAAATCCTCAAAGAGGCCGTGGAGATCGCCCGCTCGCGAAAAT TGGATTGCGCACTCACCCTTGTTGCCGGGGGACGACCAGTGAAGCTGGTCAGCGAAAGTCTCGGTGTGGCGCGCTCGCAATTAACGGTTCGAATCAAGCAATCGGTATCGCCCAAGGTACGGCGAAGCAGGCCTGTGGACGATGCTGAGTTGGTGGCCGAAATCCAGCAACAGGTCAGCGAGCTGCCCAGCTATGGTTACCGTCGTGTCTGGGGGTTGTTGCGCCGAGCCCGTGAAACCCAGTTGCAGCCCTCGATCAATGTGAAGCGCGTTTACCGGGTCATGCGTGATTACAACCTGCTGCTTAAGCGCCGAACCAAACAGCCCGGTGTGCCGCGTCGGCACGAAGGCCGTATTGCCGTGAAAACCAGCGATACGCGTTGGTGCTCGGACGGCTTTGAGTTCCGCTGCGAGGACGGCGCCAAACTGAGCGTGACCTTCGCCTTGGACTGCTGTGATCGCGAGGCCATCGGCTGGATCGCCAGCCCGACCGGGTACAGTGGCGATGATATCCGTGACTTGATGCTGGAAAGCGTGGAGAAGCGCTTTGGCGACCAACTGCCGACTACACCAGTGCAATGGCTAAGCGACAACGGCTCGGCATACACCGCCGAACAGACGCGCCTGTTTGCCCAGCAGATCGGTTTTCAACCGGTGACGACACCCGTTCGCAGCCCGCAGAGCAACGGCATGGCCGAGAGCTTCGTGAAAACGATCAAGCGAGATTACGTGACGCACATGCCCAAGCCGGATCGAGAAACGGCGTTGCGTAACCTGGCAATTGCCTTCGAGCATTACAACGAACAGCATCCGCACAGCGCCTTGAACTACCGTTCACCGAGGGAGTTCAGGCGCTTGGTGGCATCAATTTAA